A window of Selenomonas ruminantium subsp. lactilytica TAM6421 contains these coding sequences:
- a CDS encoding polysaccharide biosynthesis protein — translation MNYLEKIRDKLKLILIDAIILSVVPIFALLLRFEGSIPATEYVTFRNCLPWMVIISLAIFYFYGMYHRIWHYARMRDLVAIVGAVTLSQTAVFIITTVADIPVPRSVIILTWLLSICTIGASRLMFKVNLDLVTESKGDKENLLIVGAGDAGAMLVRELEQNANATTNIIGFVDDDEKKRKGRLAGFPVLGNINELPQVVKANNIDEIVIAIPSADGDTIRHIDNLCRKTGSKVRIMPGIYEMVSDEMNAGEMREIRLEDLLRRDPIHLDFGKITNYIAGKTVLITGAGGSIGSEISRQISRVGAKEIILLGRGENSIYEIHQELKRKFPEQTYHTVIANITDRERMARIFKRFQPQVVFHAAAHKHVPLMEIQPEEAIRNNVFGTKNVAELSDQNQAEIFVLISTDKAVNPTSVMGATKRAAELVLQEINQHSQTKFVTVRFGNVLGSRGSVVPLFERQIANGGPITVTHKDMTRFFMLIPEAVQLVLQAGSQAEGGEVFLFDMGKPVKIKDMAEDLIRLHGLTPDKDIKIVYTGLRPGEKLYEELLTSEEGTTSTKHKKIFKAHIQPLDEADLKQSLQTLQETTDRQIILQTLKHMIPTYKSKQLEEGID, via the coding sequence TTGAATTATTTGGAGAAAATAAGGGATAAACTAAAACTCATTTTAATAGACGCCATTATTCTGTCTGTGGTTCCGATTTTTGCCCTGTTGCTGCGTTTTGAGGGCAGCATACCTGCCACAGAGTATGTTACTTTTCGCAACTGCTTACCATGGATGGTGATTATCAGTCTGGCGATTTTCTATTTTTATGGCATGTATCACCGTATTTGGCATTATGCCCGCATGCGGGATCTGGTAGCCATTGTGGGGGCGGTGACATTGTCCCAGACGGCAGTGTTCATCATCACCACGGTGGCGGATATTCCCGTCCCCCGCAGCGTAATCATTCTCACCTGGTTGCTGAGTATTTGCACAATCGGCGCCAGCCGTTTGATGTTCAAGGTCAATCTCGATCTGGTGACGGAATCCAAGGGAGACAAAGAAAACCTCTTGATTGTTGGTGCTGGTGATGCAGGAGCCATGCTGGTGCGGGAGTTGGAACAGAATGCCAATGCCACCACCAATATTATTGGCTTTGTGGATGATGATGAAAAAAAACGTAAGGGCAGATTGGCTGGTTTTCCCGTTCTGGGGAATATCAACGAACTGCCCCAGGTGGTAAAAGCTAATAATATTGATGAAATTGTGATTGCCATACCTTCGGCGGATGGCGATACCATTCGTCATATTGACAATCTGTGCCGCAAAACCGGTTCCAAGGTTCGTATTATGCCGGGCATTTATGAAATGGTCAGTGACGAGATGAACGCAGGGGAAATGCGGGAAATCCGCCTGGAAGACCTGCTGCGGCGCGACCCCATCCATCTGGACTTTGGCAAGATTACCAACTACATCGCAGGCAAGACCGTGCTGATCACCGGCGCCGGCGGTTCCATAGGCTCGGAAATCTCAAGACAGATCAGCCGGGTAGGGGCAAAGGAAATCATTCTTTTAGGCCGAGGGGAAAACAGCATCTATGAAATCCATCAGGAGCTGAAGCGCAAATTCCCGGAGCAGACCTATCATACGGTAATTGCCAATATCACAGATCGGGAACGTATGGCACGCATCTTCAAGCGGTTTCAGCCCCAGGTGGTATTCCATGCCGCAGCCCACAAGCATGTGCCCCTGATGGAAATCCAGCCGGAGGAAGCGATTCGCAATAATGTCTTTGGCACCAAAAATGTGGCCGAGCTATCCGATCAGAATCAGGCCGAAATCTTTGTCCTGATTTCCACTGACAAGGCAGTAAACCCCACCAGCGTGATGGGAGCAACCAAACGCGCCGCCGAACTTGTGCTGCAGGAAATCAACCAGCATAGCCAGACCAAGTTTGTCACGGTAAGATTCGGTAATGTCCTTGGCAGCCGGGGAAGTGTTGTGCCTCTCTTTGAGCGGCAGATCGCCAATGGCGGGCCCATAACGGTCACGCACAAGGATATGACCAGATTCTTTATGCTGATTCCGGAAGCAGTGCAGCTTGTACTGCAGGCCGGCAGTCAGGCGGAAGGCGGGGAAGTCTTCCTCTTCGATATGGGCAAGCCTGTAAAAATCAAAGATATGGCTGAGGATCTCATCAGGCTTCACGGGCTTACACCGGACAAGGATATAAAGATCGTTTACACGGGCTTGCGTCCCGGTGAAAAGCTTTACGAAGAACTTCTCACCAGTGAAGAAGGCACCACCAGCACAAAACACAAGAAAATCTTCAAGGCGCATATTCAGCCATTGGATGAAGCAGATCTGAAACAAAGCCTGCAAACCTTGCAGGAAACTACAGACAGGCAAATAATCCTACAAACCTTGAAGCATATGATACCAACCTACAAAAGCAAACAATTGGAAGAAGGTATTGATTAA
- a CDS encoding ATP-grasp domain-containing protein yields the protein MNYLMCSVGRRGELMKNFKSSIEEGARIIATDNSPYAPALYFADKQYLVPRIDAPEYINVILDICKKEDINAVTTFIDPEIMILSENRERFAEIGVEVLAPYTETAKLCFNKYEMYKYLKAQGIRAVMTWGTYEEVKLALDAGEVSLPVFVKPRTGSGSVGARKVQTIAELKDAFKQDSGLIAQELMTGEGCFDLDADVYVDTISHKPIAIFSKRKISTTIGGANKTISFKDQKLFDFAQEALSKFKFNGPIDADFFYKNGKYYLSEVNPRFGGAYLHAYGAGVDFIKMIERNLHGLENEEQIGNYEEGVVMMMYDSVVICRETSGQNLDVIAK from the coding sequence ATGAATTACTTGATGTGTAGTGTTGGTCGTCGTGGAGAGTTGATGAAAAACTTCAAGTCTTCAATAGAAGAGGGGGCGAGGATTATAGCTACTGATAATAGTCCTTATGCACCTGCTTTGTATTTTGCAGATAAACAGTACTTGGTACCGAGAATTGATGCTCCGGAATATATAAATGTGATTTTGGATATTTGCAAGAAAGAAGATATCAATGCTGTAACCACATTCATTGATCCAGAGATAATGATTCTTTCGGAGAATAGGGAGAGATTCGCTGAAATAGGCGTTGAGGTTCTGGCTCCATACACAGAGACTGCAAAACTCTGCTTCAATAAGTATGAGATGTACAAATATCTGAAAGCACAGGGGATTAGAGCAGTAATGACTTGGGGAACTTATGAGGAAGTTAAATTAGCTCTTGATGCTGGTGAGGTTTCTCTACCTGTGTTCGTAAAGCCCAGGACAGGTAGCGGAAGTGTTGGCGCGAGAAAAGTTCAGACAATCGCTGAATTGAAGGATGCATTTAAGCAGGATTCTGGTTTGATAGCCCAGGAACTGATGACTGGAGAAGGATGTTTCGACCTTGATGCCGATGTCTATGTGGATACTATAAGTCACAAGCCAATAGCAATTTTTTCAAAGAGGAAGATCAGCACAACTATTGGTGGTGCGAATAAGACGATCTCGTTTAAGGATCAAAAGTTGTTCGATTTTGCGCAGGAAGCTTTGAGTAAATTTAAGTTTAATGGTCCTATCGATGCAGACTTTTTCTATAAGAACGGCAAGTATTATCTGTCAGAAGTAAATCCACGTTTCGGTGGAGCTTATCTTCATGCATACGGTGCTGGTGTAGATTTTATAAAAATGATAGAACGAAATTTGCATGGTTTGGAAAACGAAGAACAAATAGGAAATTATGAAGAGGGCGTTGTCATGATGATGTATGATAGCGTTGTGATTTGTAGGGAAACAAGTGGACAAAACCTAGATGTTATTGCCAAATAA
- a CDS encoding glycosyltransferase family 1 protein, protein MKKVLCIVNLMEPGGAETFLMKILRSLDRNLYSMDFMTTVKKTGYYDDEIKRLGGKIYNMPSLKCHPVQSMYLLYDVVKRNGYETVMISTSSSVYAVLLLIAKIAGCCKTALRSTNSNLPQEAKLLRLLHKIFYLLPKYVVDVKIAPSKLAGEFMFGKAGVKHNFNILNNGIPSSKFLFSSQEREKIRKDLGIEKNVLLIGHIGRFEEQKNHDFLIRIFNEIRKIHNAKLVLIGKGSREDDIKDMVMNMHLENDVLFLGIRNDVPQLLMGMDGMIFPSLYEGMPNVIIEAQATGLPCLLSDRITSECKITDLVEFLQLTDSETTWRDKITQMIDKCHDREVYSDMVDKSGYGIENVKNKFVKLIFE, encoded by the coding sequence ATGAAAAAAGTACTATGCATTGTGAATTTGATGGAACCTGGTGGCGCAGAAACATTTCTAATGAAAATATTGCGTTCCTTAGATAGAAACTTATATAGTATGGACTTTATGACCACTGTTAAAAAAACTGGATATTATGATGACGAAATCAAGAGATTAGGAGGAAAAATCTATAACATGCCAAGTCTGAAATGTCATCCAGTTCAATCCATGTATTTGTTGTATGACGTTGTAAAGAGAAATGGTTATGAAACGGTCATGATATCTACGTCATCCTCTGTATATGCTGTATTGTTATTGATTGCAAAGATAGCAGGATGCTGTAAAACTGCTTTGCGATCTACAAATTCAAACTTACCGCAGGAAGCAAAATTACTAAGATTACTTCATAAAATTTTTTATCTACTTCCTAAATATGTAGTAGATGTAAAGATAGCACCATCAAAACTAGCTGGAGAATTCATGTTTGGAAAGGCTGGTGTTAAACATAATTTCAATATATTAAACAATGGAATACCAAGTTCAAAATTTCTGTTTAGTTCACAAGAGCGGGAAAAGATTCGTAAAGATCTAGGTATAGAGAAGAATGTGTTGTTGATAGGGCATATTGGAAGATTCGAAGAGCAAAAAAATCATGATTTTCTAATACGAATATTCAATGAAATAAGAAAGATACATAACGCCAAACTTGTTCTTATTGGAAAGGGGAGCAGAGAAGATGATATAAAAGATATGGTTATGAATATGCACTTGGAAAATGATGTATTATTTTTAGGGATTAGAAATGATGTGCCACAATTACTAATGGGGATGGATGGGATGATTTTTCCATCGCTATATGAAGGGATGCCTAATGTTATTATAGAAGCGCAGGCAACAGGCTTGCCATGTTTATTGTCAGATAGAATAACTAGCGAATGTAAAATAACAGACTTAGTGGAGTTTCTTCAGTTAACGGACAGTGAAACTACATGGAGAGACAAAATAACTCAAATGATTGATAAATGTCATGATAGGGAAGTATATAGTGATATGGTGGACAAATCTGGCTATGGAATTGAGAACGTGAAAAATAAATTTGTAAAATTGATTTTTGAGTAA
- a CDS encoding EpsG family protein, whose translation MRIEDILLLSVLVLSFSAMWLDVSDIGKINKKIILLFIMMYSLYVGYIYFPITPDFWGYKSTYYDYTSGTFDFEDVQDGILDYGFLWICELVKSMGGSFEAFYLVVCAIALFCCYSCLLKYTPYVFSAWFLWFARTFYENNVNQIRQGLAICIFLFALRYVIERKLLQFTIIVIIASLIHKTMIITFLIYPLGDVKWDIKKIALFIGLCVVLYILNIYQYMIVFMTDYLGIGVAKMDQYSGSLEHMASESASYLIYRSILVLSLVLYLLKWNNIKYNNLHISMLLMSFFTMLIFSELSIFSSRLSAVFSSSFCFALPEIYRDAKCLSRKMIFVLIIIGVGITFFLKNHFLSAI comes from the coding sequence ATGCGGATAGAAGATATACTGTTGCTGAGTGTATTGGTATTATCATTTAGTGCTATGTGGTTGGATGTAAGCGACATAGGAAAGATAAATAAGAAGATAATATTACTTTTTATAATGATGTATTCATTATATGTCGGATATATATATTTCCCTATAACACCAGATTTCTGGGGATATAAAAGCACTTATTATGATTATACATCTGGAACGTTTGATTTTGAAGATGTCCAGGATGGTATACTGGATTACGGCTTTTTATGGATATGTGAGCTAGTAAAAAGTATGGGAGGTTCATTTGAAGCCTTTTATCTAGTTGTATGTGCTATAGCATTATTTTGTTGTTACAGTTGTTTGTTGAAGTATACACCGTATGTTTTTTCTGCATGGTTCTTATGGTTCGCAAGAACTTTTTATGAAAATAATGTTAATCAAATTCGTCAAGGGTTAGCAATTTGTATTTTTCTTTTTGCATTGAGATATGTTATTGAGAGAAAACTACTACAATTTACTATAATTGTAATAATAGCATCGCTTATTCATAAAACGATGATCATAACATTCTTGATTTATCCACTGGGGGATGTTAAATGGGACATAAAGAAGATAGCGCTATTTATTGGTTTATGTGTGGTTCTTTATATATTGAATATTTATCAATATATGATTGTATTCATGACAGATTATTTAGGCATAGGTGTGGCAAAGATGGATCAGTACAGTGGCAGTTTGGAACATATGGCAAGTGAATCTGCTTCGTATCTAATATATAGAAGTATACTGGTTTTGTCTTTGGTTTTATATTTACTTAAATGGAATAATATAAAATATAATAATCTTCATATATCTATGTTGTTGATGTCGTTCTTTACAATGTTAATATTTTCGGAATTAAGTATATTCTCGTCAAGATTATCGGCAGTTTTTTCAAGTAGTTTTTGCTTTGCTTTGCCTGAAATATATAGGGATGCAAAATGTTTGTCAAGAAAAATGATTTTTGTACTGATTATAATTGGTGTTGGAATAACATTTTTTCTCAAAAATCACTTTTTGTCAGCTATTTAG
- a CDS encoding glycosyltransferase family 2 protein has protein sequence MGNSELSPRVSVIMGVYNAMGRKEQLLQSIHSILNQNYKNFEFIICDDCSEDDTCAFIKKIAEYDDRIVLLQNERNMRLAFTLNRCLGVARGEYIARMDDDDVSYPDRLKKEVEFLDDNQEISIVGSNAEYIDETGVWGESNEIRYPQKKDLLWGPCFIHPSVMMRKNAIDILGGYNNSTRRGQDYELWMRLYAAGYKGANIAEKLLQYRWDKEAYKKRKFIYRIEEAKIRYKGFKKLGLHPRGLLFVIKPLLAGIIPNKIIRLIHEIILSSIKNSNENNIRGIK, from the coding sequence ATGGGGAATAGTGAATTATCTCCACGGGTTTCTGTTATTATGGGCGTATATAATGCCATGGGACGGAAGGAACAACTACTCCAATCGATACACTCTATATTAAACCAGAATTATAAAAATTTCGAGTTTATTATTTGTGACGATTGTTCGGAAGATGACACATGTGCGTTTATTAAAAAGATAGCTGAATATGATGACAGAATTGTTTTGCTACAAAATGAGAGAAATATGAGACTGGCATTTACGCTAAATCGGTGCTTAGGTGTGGCTAGGGGGGAGTATATAGCTAGGATGGATGATGATGATGTGTCTTATCCAGATAGATTAAAAAAAGAAGTCGAATTTTTAGATGATAATCAAGAAATATCCATTGTGGGTTCAAATGCAGAATACATCGATGAGACCGGAGTATGGGGGGAGAGTAATGAAATAAGATATCCTCAAAAGAAAGATTTGCTTTGGGGACCTTGCTTCATACATCCATCTGTTATGATGCGAAAAAATGCGATAGATATTTTAGGGGGATACAATAATAGTACGCGCCGAGGGCAGGATTATGAGTTGTGGATGCGCTTATATGCTGCTGGATATAAAGGGGCTAACATAGCAGAGAAATTACTTCAGTATAGATGGGATAAGGAAGCATATAAAAAACGTAAATTTATTTATCGTATAGAGGAGGCTAAAATACGCTACAAAGGTTTTAAAAAATTAGGACTACACCCTAGAGGCTTGCTTTTTGTCATAAAACCGTTACTGGCTGGAATAATCCCTAATAAAATCATAAGATTGATTCATGAAATCATTTTGTCTAGCATTAAAAATAGCAATGAAAACAATATAAGAGGGATAAAATGA
- a CDS encoding DegT/DnrJ/EryC1/StrS family aminotransferase, protein MSNTKIWLSSPTMHGEEQKWVNEAIRTNWVSTVGANINAIEEQIAEYVGCKYAVALSAGTAALHLATKLAGEKLYGQAKPNAGTLQGHKVFCSDVTFDASINPVAYEDGEAVFIDTEYDTWNMCPEALAKAFEIYPEVKLVIVAHLYGTPGKIQQIKDICDKHGALIVEDAAESLGAKYKLNGKWVETGTLGNYNCISFNGNKIITGSSGGMFLTDSKEDADKVRKWSTQSREAAPWYQHEEIGYNYRMSNIIAGIVRGQIPYLDEHIAQKKAIYERYEKGLADLPVKMNPWDKENSQPNFWLSCMIIDKEAMAPQVRGEQDYLYKHESGKSSPQEILDAITSINAEGRPIWKPMHMQPIYRASPFVTVEGNGRGKSNAYIEGNGIDVGADIFQRGLCLPSDNKMNAEQQDKIIEIIHKCFE, encoded by the coding sequence ATGTCAAATACTAAAATATGGCTTTCCTCCCCCACCATGCACGGAGAAGAGCAAAAATGGGTGAATGAAGCCATTCGCACCAACTGGGTATCCACCGTTGGTGCCAATATAAATGCAATCGAGGAACAAATCGCCGAATACGTTGGCTGCAAATATGCCGTAGCGTTATCTGCTGGCACAGCAGCACTTCATTTGGCAACCAAACTTGCAGGCGAAAAACTCTACGGCCAGGCAAAGCCCAACGCCGGCACACTGCAGGGACACAAGGTTTTCTGCTCAGATGTCACCTTTGATGCCAGCATCAATCCGGTGGCCTATGAAGATGGCGAAGCCGTATTTATTGACACGGAATACGATACCTGGAATATGTGCCCAGAAGCACTGGCAAAAGCCTTCGAGATATATCCGGAAGTAAAGCTTGTGATTGTGGCCCATCTTTATGGTACCCCCGGCAAAATACAGCAGATAAAAGATATCTGTGACAAACATGGTGCCCTTATTGTAGAGGATGCCGCCGAATCTCTGGGCGCAAAATACAAGCTGAATGGGAAATGGGTGGAAACTGGAACCCTTGGCAACTACAACTGCATATCCTTCAACGGCAACAAGATCATCACCGGCAGTTCCGGTGGTATGTTCCTGACAGACAGCAAAGAAGACGCAGATAAGGTCAGAAAATGGTCCACCCAGAGCCGTGAAGCAGCACCTTGGTATCAGCATGAGGAAATCGGCTACAACTATCGCATGAGCAATATCATTGCCGGTATTGTCCGTGGCCAGATTCCATATCTGGACGAACACATTGCTCAGAAAAAAGCTATTTATGAGCGCTATGAAAAAGGCTTAGCTGACTTGCCCGTAAAGATGAATCCCTGGGATAAGGAAAACAGCCAGCCAAACTTTTGGCTATCCTGCATGATTATCGATAAAGAAGCTATGGCTCCGCAGGTCAGAGGAGAGCAGGATTACCTTTACAAACATGAAAGTGGCAAAAGTTCACCACAGGAAATATTGGATGCCATAACATCAATCAATGCAGAGGGCAGACCAATTTGGAAGCCCATGCATATGCAGCCGATTTACCGAGCAAGTCCATTTGTAACAGTAGAAGGCAATGGCCGTGGTAAAAGCAATGCCTATATTGAAGGAAATGGCATTGATGTGGGAGCAGATATCTTTCAGAGAGGTTTATGCCTGCCCAGTGACAATAAGATGAATGCTGAACAGCAGGATAAGATTATAGAAATTATTCATAAGTGCTTTGAGTAG
- a CDS encoding sugar transferase, which translates to MYAKYLKRIMDFILSLSAIVILSPLLLLLTLIGAIKMKGNPFFTQERPGCHEKVFKLIKFRTMTNDKDKDGTLLPDEFRLNAYGKFLRSTSLDELPELFNILAGHMSIVGPRPLLVRYLPWYTEEQSHRHDVRPGLTGYAQAHGRNAVNWDDKFAMDLKYVERITFIGDLRIIVDTVKAVVKREGINSDTSVTMESFVDYCVELGRKPRNS; encoded by the coding sequence GTGTACGCAAAATATTTAAAACGAATAATGGATTTTATACTCTCATTGAGCGCAATAGTTATTCTTTCACCATTGCTTTTATTATTAACATTAATTGGCGCAATCAAGATGAAAGGGAATCCATTTTTTACCCAGGAAAGACCCGGCTGCCATGAGAAAGTGTTCAAACTCATAAAGTTCAGGACAATGACGAATGATAAGGACAAAGATGGAACCTTGTTACCTGATGAATTTAGGCTGAATGCCTACGGAAAATTTTTACGTTCAACCTCACTGGATGAACTTCCTGAGTTGTTTAATATCCTTGCAGGCCATATGTCAATAGTAGGCCCTAGGCCTCTTCTGGTCAGATACCTTCCTTGGTATACAGAAGAACAATCTCATCGTCATGATGTCAGGCCTGGACTGACTGGTTATGCACAGGCACACGGGCGTAATGCAGTCAATTGGGATGATAAATTTGCGATGGATTTGAAATATGTTGAACGTATTACGTTTATCGGTGATCTAAGGATTATTGTTGACACCGTAAAGGCTGTGGTTAAACGTGAGGGAATTAATTCGGATACCTCTGTAACTATGGAAAGCTTTGTTGATTACTGTGTTGAACTTGGGCGGAAACCAAGAAATAGTTAA
- a CDS encoding helix-turn-helix domain-containing protein — protein MIRIENKLQNLRELHDMKQQDVAKALGVSRSTYANYESGRRAPDIDTLMRLADIYGITLDELTGHQVKPANGIKLTNQAMRLLKSFNQLPAPAQEWYISHMAFDVKAVKYSPELQPAVVAEKLNAKK, from the coding sequence GTGATTCGCATCGAAAACAAACTGCAAAACTTACGGGAACTGCATGATATGAAGCAGCAGGATGTAGCCAAAGCCTTAGGTGTCAGCCGTTCTACTTATGCCAATTACGAATCAGGCCGCCGTGCACCTGATATTGACACGCTGATGCGCTTAGCTGATATATACGGCATTACGCTGGACGAGCTGACCGGCCATCAAGTGAAGCCGGCCAATGGCATCAAGTTGACCAATCAGGCCATGCGCCTGCTCAAAAGTTTCAACCAACTGCCGGCCCCTGCCCAGGAATGGTATATTTCCCATATGGCCTTTGATGTTAAAGCCGTAAAATATTCACCAGAGCTGCAGCCCGCTGTTGTGGCAGAAAAATTAAACGCAAAAAAATAG
- a CDS encoding GumC family protein, with protein MENEESLDLGRLMHILADRKKTVGKIVGGCTALALIVSFALPKTYESTTTVQARVRGVGVTEASQAMAAMGMGAASTSPVMNYMELMKSNTVLQPIIDELDWDEDKKKNLLPKDFAKKNLKIENVKQTNIITVTATGKSPEEAQMISQHVVDNFLQMMTDMNKETQSILMQFLAERIENAKKEAEEARNKFASYQQEHGIYSPDEQAKAAVNKMNAFDEAIGQMKVSQTANQVKIDSVTAKLGEVKAKSINFQISDNPTVQGLRDKIVAKQLEVVSLRQKYTDENPAVIRAQEQLSQLQQSLTNEVNTVVGSKYATSTPAQAALIQEQINAQVAIDVSKASEEAIEKRRDEKQKKLDAFPQKVQDYMDLQRDTKIKEEIYSNLQTRFEQNRIQQAMDSMDVQVVDSANLPDVNRPAGPRKVLITGIGFIIGCLISFGYGLIQYKREEA; from the coding sequence ATGGAAAATGAAGAGAGCCTTGATCTGGGCAGATTGATGCACATTCTTGCTGACCGCAAGAAGACAGTGGGCAAGATTGTTGGTGGCTGTACAGCACTGGCCCTTATCGTGTCTTTTGCCCTGCCGAAGACTTATGAATCTACAACTACCGTACAAGCCCGTGTAAGAGGTGTTGGTGTTACGGAAGCATCACAGGCTATGGCGGCTATGGGGATGGGCGCAGCGTCTACTTCTCCTGTCATGAATTATATGGAATTAATGAAGTCCAACACCGTTCTGCAACCTATTATCGACGAATTGGATTGGGATGAAGACAAGAAAAAAAATCTGCTGCCCAAAGATTTTGCCAAGAAAAATCTGAAGATAGAGAACGTCAAGCAGACCAATATTATCACGGTTACGGCTACGGGTAAGTCGCCGGAAGAAGCACAGATGATCTCTCAGCATGTGGTGGATAACTTCCTGCAGATGATGACGGATATGAATAAGGAAACTCAGAGTATCCTGATGCAGTTCCTGGCTGAGCGTATCGAGAATGCCAAAAAAGAAGCGGAAGAAGCCCGCAATAAATTTGCCAGCTACCAGCAGGAGCATGGCATTTACAGTCCGGATGAACAGGCCAAGGCGGCGGTGAATAAAATGAACGCCTTTGACGAAGCCATCGGCCAGATGAAAGTAAGCCAGACTGCCAATCAGGTTAAGATAGACAGCGTAACAGCGAAATTGGGCGAAGTAAAGGCAAAAAGCATTAACTTCCAGATTAGCGACAACCCCACGGTACAGGGCCTGCGGGATAAGATTGTGGCCAAACAGTTGGAAGTTGTCAGTCTGCGGCAGAAATACACCGATGAAAATCCGGCAGTTATCCGTGCCCAGGAACAGCTGAGCCAGCTGCAGCAAAGCCTGACCAATGAGGTGAATACGGTAGTGGGTTCTAAATATGCAACATCTACCCCTGCCCAGGCAGCATTGATACAGGAACAGATAAACGCCCAGGTAGCCATCGACGTATCCAAAGCCAGTGAAGAGGCCATCGAAAAGCGCCGGGATGAAAAACAAAAGAAACTGGATGCGTTCCCGCAAAAAGTGCAGGACTACATGGACCTGCAGCGGGATACCAAAATAAAAGAAGAGATTTATAGCAATCTGCAAACGCGGTTCGAGCAAAACCGCATCCAGCAGGCCATGGATTCCATGGATGTACAGGTGGTGGATTCAGCTAATTTGCCTGATGTAAACAGACCAGCAGGGCCAAGGAAGGTGTTAATCACAGGCATCGGTTTTATAATCGGCTGCCTGATCAGCTTTGGATATGGCCTGATCCAGTATAAACGAGAAGAGGCTTAA
- a CDS encoding glycosyltransferase, producing the protein MKILYITTIGSTMDFFKSFIKNQLDIGNHIDIATNENDGRTKVATCYREWGCQVFHIDTSRSPISFGNIRAIKQIRDIVSNRRYNIVHCHTPLAAMATRIACKKLRKNGLKVIYTVHGFHFYTGAPLMSWLIYYPIEKWLSKYTDVLITINKEDYNRAKKNFYSSRIEYIPGVGINLEKFKYKKENGEKIRAELRINNKRTMLLSVGELNKNKNHEIVIRAIKDIPNITYVIVGRGELGARLLNVANEYNVDLKLVGYRTDVEEFYSAADVYILPSIREGLNVSLMEAMASGVACCASKIRGNEDLIDKPLFRPSSMNDVKYAIRNALDNRDDLIKDNVEKINGFRFEKINKMLNDVYSTI; encoded by the coding sequence ATGAAAATATTATATATAACCACAATTGGTAGTACAATGGATTTTTTCAAATCGTTTATAAAAAATCAATTGGATATTGGAAATCACATAGATATTGCAACTAATGAAAATGATGGTAGAACTAAGGTGGCGACATGCTACCGTGAGTGGGGATGCCAAGTTTTTCATATAGATACTTCCCGTTCACCAATAAGTTTTGGTAATATCAGAGCAATAAAGCAAATAAGAGATATAGTGAGTAATAGGCGTTACAATATAGTACATTGTCATACGCCTTTGGCTGCTATGGCAACAAGAATTGCATGTAAAAAACTGAGAAAAAATGGACTTAAAGTCATTTACACAGTACATGGATTTCATTTTTATACTGGTGCTCCCTTGATGAGTTGGTTGATATATTATCCAATTGAGAAATGGCTTAGTAAATATACAGATGTTCTCATAACTATCAATAAGGAAGACTATAATCGAGCAAAAAAAAATTTTTATAGCAGTAGAATAGAGTATATTCCTGGAGTGGGTATCAATCTAGAAAAGTTTAAGTATAAAAAAGAAAATGGAGAAAAGATTAGAGCGGAATTAAGAATAAATAACAAACGAACAATGCTTCTTTCAGTAGGCGAGCTTAATAAAAATAAAAATCATGAAATCGTGATAAGGGCTATAAAGGATATTCCAAACATCACCTATGTGATTGTTGGTAGAGGTGAATTGGGCGCTAGGTTATTGAATGTTGCTAATGAATATAATGTTGACCTTAAATTGGTGGGATATAGAACGGATGTTGAGGAGTTTTATAGTGCAGCAGATGTATATATTCTTCCAAGCATAAGGGAGGGGCTAAATGTCAGTCTTATGGAAGCTATGGCGAGTGGGGTGGCATGTTGCGCTAGTAAGATTAGAGGTAATGAAGATTTAATAGATAAACCGTTGTTTAGACCATCTAGCATGAATGATGTGAAATATGCAATTCGTAATGCATTAGATAATAGAGATGATTTAATCAAGGATAATGTTGAAAAAATTAATGGGTTTAGATTTGAGAAGATAAATAAAATGCTCAATGATGTTTATAGTACGATATGA